Proteins from a genomic interval of bacterium:
- a CDS encoding type II toxin-antitoxin system HicB family antitoxin encodes MSRQLTAIIEREGSGYVALCPEVDVASQGNTVDEARNNLKEALELFFETASPREIGERLHQEVYITQVEVAVG; translated from the coding sequence GTGAGTAGGCAATTGACCGCAATTATTGAGAGAGAGGGTAGCGGGTACGTGGCTTTATGTCCTGAGGTGGATGTGGCGAGCCAGGGAAACACCGTTGACGAGGCGAGGAACAACCTGAAGGAAGCGTTGGAGCTCTTCTTTGAAACCGCGTCGCCAAGGGAGATTGGCGAAAGGCTGCACCAGGAGGTTTATATAACCCAGGTGGAAGTGGCCGTTGGCTAG
- a CDS encoding SIR2 family protein, with the protein MWDELGRALAKELGDDYEYLGPIDAISSYEHKFKRSTLVESLLKYLFIGEARPGDAHRAFCSARFDIVCTTNFDFLLERGYRLCGVENAVPVIGEDQLSITHADGSIPLLKLHGDLYHPKLLVITEDDYDGFLKLRPAIATYFANLLMTRTPVLVGYSLDDPDLRQIWRLVGQRLGTMKRQAYALLVGASESDIARFDRRGVKAIVLGKTKSKYGEVLASVFRELNEYRKPTLVKPSNVKEEHPLQELSLPPGATTRLCLFVIPLWLQALYRDQVFPLVRQVGLVPMTADDMVSPGENVFTKIEVIIDRSPVIVVDASSESTQAVLRMALNRIKSECILVILSTETSTSFDISDIEQVWRLDFPSGDNQRFLDDIQRWLKHVAEKLEPALSGEPRRLLDAGEYRAAVISAMALLENSVREQLPYDSLSRARASFSVLIRELKRRECLGELPVDQMAEWWVLRNKVVHGPTLVKPDTAKQIVAGVEEIIAQIAALEKH; encoded by the coding sequence TTGTGGGACGAGCTTGGCAGAGCGCTGGCAAAAGAGCTCGGCGACGATTATGAATATCTCGGTCCGATCGACGCAATTTCCTCATATGAACATAAATTCAAAAGGTCCACATTAGTTGAGAGTTTGTTGAAATACCTGTTCATAGGCGAGGCTCGTCCAGGAGATGCTCACCGGGCCTTCTGCTCGGCTCGCTTCGACATAGTCTGCACTACGAACTTCGACTTCTTGCTCGAACGGGGATACAGGCTCTGCGGAGTCGAGAATGCAGTGCCGGTCATTGGCGAAGACCAGCTATCGATCACGCACGCGGATGGTTCAATCCCTCTCCTGAAATTGCACGGAGACTTGTATCATCCAAAGCTCTTAGTTATCACGGAAGATGATTATGATGGATTTCTAAAACTCCGTCCTGCAATTGCGACTTACTTCGCCAATCTTCTTATGACCCGTACTCCTGTACTGGTTGGGTACAGTCTAGACGACCCAGACCTTCGGCAGATTTGGCGGCTGGTCGGTCAGCGACTTGGCACCATGAAGCGTCAGGCGTACGCTCTCCTTGTTGGAGCAAGCGAGTCCGATATCGCGCGCTTCGACCGTCGCGGGGTGAAGGCAATCGTTCTGGGAAAAACAAAATCGAAATATGGGGAAGTGTTGGCTTCGGTATTTCGGGAGTTAAACGAATACCGAAAACCAACACTGGTGAAGCCGAGTAATGTGAAAGAAGAACACCCGCTACAAGAGCTTTCCTTACCTCCCGGCGCGACAACGCGTCTGTGTCTTTTTGTAATTCCTTTATGGCTACAAGCTCTCTATCGAGACCAAGTCTTCCCCTTGGTCAGACAAGTAGGACTCGTCCCGATGACGGCAGATGATATGGTGTCTCCTGGGGAGAATGTATTTACCAAGATCGAGGTCATTATCGACCGGTCTCCTGTTATCGTGGTTGACGCATCCAGCGAGTCCACGCAGGCGGTATTGCGCATGGCGCTCAATCGAATTAAGTCAGAATGCATCTTGGTGATCCTTTCGACGGAAACGTCCACATCATTTGACATCAGCGATATTGAGCAAGTCTGGAGGCTGGATTTCCCATCTGGAGACAACCAGCGATTCCTTGATGATATACAGAGATGGCTGAAGCACGTCGCGGAGAAACTTGAGCCAGCCCTGTCTGGCGAGCCGAGACGCCTGTTGGATGCTGGGGAGTATAGAGCCGCCGTGATCTCCGCGATGGCTTTGCTGGAAAACTCGGTCAGGGAGCAGTTGCCCTACGACTCTCTATCGCGCGCAAGGGCTTCCTTCAGCGTGCTAATCCGGGAATTGAAGAGGAGAGAGTGTCTGGGTGAGCTTCCCGTTGACCAAATGGCGGAGTGGTGGGTCTTAAGGAACAAAGTCGTGCATGGCCCCACTCTCGTAAAGCCAGACACGGCCAAACAGATCGTGGCCGGCGTAGAGGAGATCATAGCTCAAATCGCTGCTCTCGAAAAGCATTGA
- the smc gene encoding chromosome segregation protein SMC, protein MKLKSIELVGFKSFPRRVKLELADRITVLVGPNGCGKSNICDGVVWALGEQSPRLLRSQRMQEVIFSGTEEIRPINYAQVSLHFAGAADWLRVKFDEIVISRKMFRSGESDFLINQAPCRLRDIQELFMDTGVGARSYSVIPQSQVSFLIDQKPSERRLIIEEAAGIQRYRHRKKMALARLADTENNLVRVDERVLEVSRTTRTLKSQSEKAELFKSLQKHARELRMRLNCAEYVGLSELLRAEQESLDASSAQKSRLDGDIAKTKGALEKTQSRFKSLSDERDELERRLGECRAEAESLRLLTSTLTEKIRSENQRGKACRADLEELSGQADEVRKELSALGKQRDRIAASLSKIDMDSKSLKATCNEARYEQNRLRDKLGKLQNERMQTAKRLARAQEESRANASTLKRLSEELVMTTQQASEAHTRLNKLRARLDLAEEQALSHKSKLTSLEAANETLRNQLSEAIKVRDAAAHRRDSLESKLALTRSRLQTTRELLSQLEGFQEGVRAVAKVWKNRSADGGTPEIIGHLLSAKKGYETPLEAVLGSRLQCLVMDDFRQVGEAVSYLRENKAGRGSFVAKEAIGARGSLASETKPIPGTLGPAQSFVESCSYPKLTNMLLHDVWVVEDLDHAISLWGKGDNGATFVTLSGEVIEKTGVVHGGSKVTGVRVLTRKRELLDLQKSEDELVAELAVAEVSLSESNEKASRAQKDFTNSQEAVHKARFALLDEQKILEGLRRECALAKDERDRLQARVQETDKDKARCSDRDGELQAEVAQLDDHDSQLQEQIKEMQAEVEKNAKMRDSLENRLSDFAQRGAAAQEKLRGASANVSRLEADLGRVEDRKGQKESLLKHLEQEVVRLRRQQTDGSRRLAELERALSSLSSRLNDKSKEQSELATKRDVLSREYDRYLDQERQVAASLSDARARASTLKAQLEASLRRIEGEMSGFPDVANVEGLVAQFGREGPLSAQTREEMQAELASISDRLDKLGDVNFAAIEDYRSTKDELDFLKRERTDVAQSIRLINRTIGKIDLEAQRRFLEAFESISDKFGERFSDLFGGGSAKLELVGSDDALEAGVEIIAQPHGKRQMTIGLLSGGEKSLAGIALTFALFEHRPAPVCILDEIDAALDEANTVRFLERVKLYSQSTQFVIVTHNRRTMETADLLYGITMETKGVSKVLKLRMEDLAKKDSNAKPQN, encoded by the coding sequence ATGAAGCTTAAAAGCATTGAGTTGGTCGGCTTTAAGTCGTTTCCGCGACGAGTGAAGCTCGAGCTCGCCGACCGTATTACCGTCCTGGTTGGCCCGAATGGCTGTGGCAAGAGCAACATCTGCGATGGAGTGGTCTGGGCGCTCGGCGAGCAGAGCCCGCGACTTCTGCGCAGTCAGCGGATGCAGGAGGTCATCTTCTCGGGCACGGAGGAGATCAGACCGATCAACTACGCACAGGTGTCGCTGCATTTTGCTGGTGCGGCAGACTGGTTGAGAGTCAAGTTTGACGAGATAGTCATCTCTCGGAAGATGTTTCGTTCGGGCGAGAGTGATTTTCTGATCAATCAGGCGCCGTGCCGCCTCCGCGACATTCAGGAGCTTTTCATGGACACGGGCGTCGGGGCGAGGTCGTATTCCGTGATCCCACAGAGTCAGGTCTCGTTTCTGATCGACCAGAAGCCGTCTGAGCGGCGTCTGATTATCGAGGAGGCGGCCGGCATCCAGAGGTATCGGCATCGCAAGAAGATGGCGCTCGCGCGGCTTGCGGACACTGAGAACAACTTAGTGCGGGTGGACGAGCGTGTTCTCGAGGTCTCGCGGACGACCAGGACGCTCAAGTCGCAGTCGGAGAAGGCGGAGCTATTCAAGAGTCTGCAGAAGCACGCCCGCGAGCTTAGGATGAGGCTTAACTGTGCGGAATACGTCGGCCTGTCGGAGCTTTTGCGGGCGGAGCAGGAGTCGCTTGATGCGAGCTCGGCTCAGAAGAGCCGACTGGATGGCGACATAGCTAAGACAAAAGGTGCCCTAGAAAAAACCCAGAGCCGCTTCAAATCACTTTCTGACGAGCGCGACGAGCTAGAGCGGCGGCTGGGAGAGTGTCGTGCGGAGGCCGAATCGCTCAGGCTTCTGACCAGCACGCTCACGGAGAAGATCAGGTCGGAGAATCAGAGGGGTAAGGCGTGCCGAGCTGATCTGGAGGAGCTGTCTGGACAGGCGGACGAGGTGAGGAAGGAGCTTTCAGCGCTGGGTAAGCAGCGAGACCGGATTGCGGCCTCGCTCTCCAAGATTGACATGGACTCCAAGTCCCTTAAAGCGACCTGTAACGAGGCGCGGTATGAACAAAACAGGCTCCGCGACAAGCTCGGCAAGCTTCAGAACGAGCGGATGCAGACCGCCAAGCGGCTGGCGAGGGCTCAGGAGGAGAGCAGGGCGAATGCATCCACGCTGAAGAGGCTGTCGGAAGAGCTGGTGATGACGACTCAGCAGGCGTCCGAAGCCCACACAAGGTTGAACAAGCTGCGGGCAAGGCTCGACCTTGCCGAAGAGCAGGCGTTGAGCCACAAGAGTAAGTTGACCTCTCTCGAGGCAGCAAATGAAACCCTTCGCAACCAGCTATCGGAAGCTATTAAGGTGAGGGATGCAGCAGCCCATCGTCGCGATTCGCTGGAGTCAAAACTTGCGTTGACCCGGTCTCGGCTTCAGACGACCCGCGAGCTGTTGAGCCAGCTCGAGGGGTTTCAGGAGGGTGTCCGTGCAGTCGCAAAGGTCTGGAAGAACCGTTCGGCGGACGGTGGCACGCCCGAGATCATCGGCCATCTGCTCTCCGCGAAAAAAGGCTACGAGACGCCGCTAGAGGCCGTCCTGGGTTCGCGACTCCAGTGCCTCGTGATGGATGATTTCAGGCAAGTCGGTGAGGCCGTCTCGTATCTTCGGGAGAACAAGGCCGGCAGGGGCAGCTTTGTGGCAAAGGAGGCAATAGGCGCCCGCGGCTCGCTTGCCTCGGAGACAAAGCCGATCCCCGGAACGCTCGGCCCGGCGCAGAGCTTCGTCGAGTCGTGTAGCTATCCCAAGCTCACAAACATGCTTCTGCACGACGTATGGGTCGTTGAGGACCTTGACCACGCCATCTCGCTCTGGGGCAAGGGCGACAATGGCGCCACGTTCGTTACGCTCTCAGGCGAGGTCATAGAGAAGACGGGCGTTGTCCACGGCGGCAGCAAGGTTACGGGGGTGCGAGTTCTCACGAGGAAGCGCGAGCTATTGGACCTGCAAAAGAGCGAGGATGAGCTGGTTGCGGAGCTTGCGGTCGCGGAGGTCTCGCTCAGCGAAAGCAATGAAAAGGCTTCCAGGGCTCAGAAAGATTTCACCAATTCTCAGGAGGCCGTTCATAAGGCTCGGTTCGCTCTTTTGGATGAGCAGAAGATACTCGAAGGCCTGAGGCGCGAGTGTGCTCTGGCGAAAGATGAGAGGGACAGGCTTCAAGCTCGCGTTCAGGAGACTGACAAGGACAAGGCGAGGTGTTCTGACCGAGACGGGGAGCTTCAGGCCGAGGTCGCCCAGCTCGACGACCATGATAGCCAGCTTCAGGAGCAGATCAAGGAGATGCAGGCGGAGGTCGAGAAGAACGCCAAGATGCGCGACTCGCTTGAGAATCGGCTCTCGGACTTCGCCCAACGAGGCGCGGCGGCGCAGGAGAAGCTGCGAGGCGCCTCGGCGAACGTATCCCGGCTGGAGGCTGACCTAGGGAGGGTCGAGGACAGGAAGGGACAAAAGGAGTCTCTGCTAAAGCATCTGGAGCAGGAAGTAGTTCGGCTGAGACGACAGCAGACGGACGGCTCCAGGCGACTGGCGGAGCTTGAGAGGGCGCTCTCCTCGCTCTCCTCGAGGTTGAATGACAAGAGCAAAGAGCAGAGCGAGCTCGCAACGAAGCGAGATGTCCTGAGCAGAGAATATGACCGCTATCTCGATCAGGAACGTCAGGTGGCCGCCTCGTTGAGCGACGCCCGTGCCCGCGCCTCAACCCTGAAGGCTCAGCTTGAGGCGTCGCTTCGGCGGATCGAGGGCGAGATGTCCGGTTTCCCCGATGTGGCCAACGTAGAGGGTCTCGTCGCCCAGTTCGGTCGCGAAGGGCCTCTCTCAGCCCAGACAAGGGAGGAGATGCAGGCGGAGCTGGCGTCCATCTCCGATCGCCTTGATAAGCTGGGAGACGTCAACTTCGCGGCCATAGAGGACTACAGATCGACCAAGGATGAGCTCGATTTTCTCAAGCGAGAGCGCACTGACGTAGCGCAGTCGATCAGGCTCATCAACAGGACGATCGGCAAGATTGATCTAGAGGCCCAGCGGCGGTTTCTTGAGGCGTTCGAGTCGATCAGCGACAAGTTTGGAGAGCGATTCTCAGACCTTTTCGGGGGCGGCTCGGCTAAGCTCGAGCTCGTCGGGAGCGATGACGCTCTCGAGGCCGGCGTTGAGATAATCGCGCAGCCCCATGGCAAGCGTCAAATGACCATAGGACTGCTTTCGGGAGGCGAGAAATCGCTCGCCGGCATTGCCCTCACGTTCGCGCTGTTCGAGCATCGCCCAGCGCCCGTGTGCATCCTTGACGAGATCGATGCCGCGCTCGACGAGGCAAACACCGTGCGGTTCCTGGAGCGAGTCAAGCTTTACAGCCAATCGACGCAGTTCGTCATCGTTACGCACAACCGGCGCACGATGGAGACGGCGGACCTTCTTTACGGCATCACCATGGAGACAAAGGGCGTGTCGAAGGTCCTGAAGCTCCGAATGGAAGACCTTGCCAAAAAAGACAGCAACGCTAAACCCCAGAACTAG
- a CDS encoding HD domain-containing phosphohydrolase produces MQQKASILVVEDSAGLRENLVQALSMGGYDVQAADNGHSALEALAKGPFDVVITDIRMPGMDGLAVLDRVLAMDRKPETAVILMTAYMTIESAVSSLKKGAYDYITKPFKIEQLLHTVQAVIDKRQLKLENERLAKELKELNRQLEKKVRLRTGQLQDSQDKLQRSYLEIIKSFAVVLEERDAYTQGHSSRVTEYSIRTAREMRLSKDQIKALQIGGNLHDIGKIGIPEEVLSKPTKLTDEEWRVMREHPEKGARMIEPLSFLSQEKVLIRHHHERWDGKGYPAGLAGEDIPLLSRVLSVADAFDSMTSTRSYRKRMRLEAGIEQLVRNKGTQFDPKIVDVFIKCLGKYGIITSMDCIILAAGKGKRMRADVPKVLLTLHGKPLLGHVLDLVSMFGMHKIYIVVGQGAEKLKQYASKTYSLKEPGAGHSASEVALDKDQIEFVLQEQQLGTAHAVMQVLPYLKRSKNGLLILSGDVPLLSFETINGMIEQQIRGDTELDIATAKLEDPGSLGRIKRSKTGELEAIVELPDATEQDLAIKEVNVGAYCLRSDHRFLEVLSEVQANNAQGEYYLTDAVRLFLERGNHVGLYEIADPGESLGINTRQDLARAEEYLRKIKHRSYVSGLNIANHASP; encoded by the coding sequence GTGCAGCAGAAGGCTTCGATTCTTGTGGTGGAAGATTCTGCCGGGTTGAGAGAAAATCTGGTTCAGGCTCTCTCAATGGGCGGTTATGACGTTCAGGCTGCGGACAACGGCCACTCTGCGCTCGAGGCCCTGGCCAAAGGTCCCTTCGACGTCGTCATAACCGACATCAGGATGCCCGGCATGGACGGCCTGGCCGTTCTTGACCGCGTGCTGGCGATGGACAGAAAGCCGGAGACCGCTGTGATCCTGATGACCGCTTATATGACCATTGAGTCGGCTGTCTCCTCACTCAAGAAGGGAGCCTACGACTACATCACAAAGCCGTTCAAGATCGAGCAGCTGCTCCATACTGTCCAGGCGGTCATTGACAAGCGCCAGCTGAAGCTCGAGAACGAACGCCTGGCAAAAGAACTCAAAGAGCTCAACCGGCAACTTGAGAAGAAGGTTAGGCTCAGAACCGGGCAGCTCCAGGATTCTCAGGATAAGCTACAGCGAAGTTACCTTGAGATAATCAAATCCTTTGCGGTCGTTCTCGAGGAGAGAGATGCCTACACTCAGGGCCACTCGTCTCGAGTCACTGAATACTCCATCCGGACGGCAAGGGAGATGCGCCTCTCCAAAGACCAGATAAAGGCGCTTCAGATCGGCGGGAACCTTCATGACATCGGCAAGATAGGAATCCCTGAGGAGGTCCTAAGCAAACCCACAAAGCTCACAGATGAGGAGTGGCGTGTAATGCGCGAGCATCCCGAGAAGGGAGCTCGGATGATCGAGCCGCTGAGTTTCTTGTCTCAGGAGAAGGTTCTTATCCGGCACCATCACGAGCGCTGGGACGGCAAGGGCTACCCGGCAGGCCTTGCGGGGGAGGACATACCGCTTCTCTCCAGGGTGCTGAGCGTGGCCGATGCGTTCGACTCGATGACCTCCACAAGGAGCTACAGGAAGCGGATGAGGCTCGAGGCCGGGATCGAGCAGCTTGTGAGGAACAAGGGGACGCAGTTCGATCCCAAGATAGTCGATGTCTTCATCAAGTGCCTCGGCAAGTATGGCATCATTACATCTATGGACTGCATAATCTTGGCGGCCGGCAAGGGCAAACGGATGAGAGCCGATGTGCCGAAGGTGCTTCTCACGCTTCACGGCAAGCCCTTGCTGGGGCATGTGCTCGACCTGGTGAGCATGTTCGGCATGCACAAGATATACATCGTTGTCGGTCAAGGCGCTGAGAAGCTCAAGCAATACGCCAGCAAGACCTACTCGCTCAAGGAACCCGGTGCTGGCCATAGCGCTTCGGAGGTGGCCCTCGACAAGGACCAGATCGAGTTCGTGCTCCAAGAACAGCAGCTTGGAACCGCACACGCAGTCATGCAGGTTCTGCCTTACTTAAAGCGATCCAAAAACGGCCTCTTGATCTTGAGTGGCGACGTCCCGCTTCTGAGTTTCGAGACGATCAACGGGATGATCGAGCAGCAAATAAGAGGCGACACAGAGCTTGATATCGCCACCGCCAAGCTCGAGGACCCCGGCTCCTTGGGTCGCATTAAGCGCAGCAAGACCGGCGAGCTGGAGGCGATAGTCGAGCTGCCTGATGCGACTGAGCAGGACCTTGCGATCAAGGAGGTCAACGTCGGCGCGTATTGTCTGCGGAGCGACCATCGCTTTCTAGAGGTCTTGAGCGAGGTTCAAGCCAACAACGCACAAGGCGAGTACTACCTGACCGACGCGGTTCGGCTCTTTCTTGAGCGGGGCAACCACGTAGGTCTTTACGAGATCGCTGACCCTGGCGAGTCGCTGGGGATCAACACTAGGCAGGACCTTGCCAGGGCAGAGGAATACCTTCGCAAGATAAAGCATCGCTCCTACGTAAGTGGGCTCAACATAGCGAACCACGCATCGCCGTGA
- the rpmB gene encoding 50S ribosomal protein L28, with protein sequence MSRVCDICGKKPMFGHKISHAHNLSNRRWIPNLQNVRANVDGNVRRLRVCASCLKAGKVEKFYRAAPTKELSPSASQTNS encoded by the coding sequence ATGTCAAGAGTATGTGATATATGCGGCAAGAAGCCCATGTTCGGGCACAAAATAAGCCACGCTCACAACCTCAGCAACCGGCGTTGGATACCGAACCTACAGAACGTTCGCGCCAACGTCGATGGGAACGTCAGACGGCTTAGGGTCTGTGCAAGCTGCCTTAAGGCAGGCAAGGTTGAGAAGTTTTACAGAGCGGCGCCCACAAAAGAGTTAAGTCCCTCCGCCTCGCAGACGAATAGCTAG
- the rph gene encoding ribonuclease PH, with amino-acid sequence MRANGRKNDELRPVLIERGFAKFAEGSALVTLGDTKVLCTATVKDDVPLWLRGAGQGWITSEYGMLPRSSPRRIVREAARGRPSGRTHEIQRLIGRSLRAIVDLSLIKDRTIWMDCDVIQADGGTRTASVTGSFVALCDALIWLGGSEQGLPCLRGFVAATSVGIVRDEFLLDLDYSEDSAAAVDMNLVMTDSGEFIEIQGTAELAPFGRQSLDALLSLGRSGTSRLVEIQREVLGDISHLLAQ; translated from the coding sequence TTGAGAGCAAATGGTAGGAAAAATGACGAGCTTCGGCCTGTTCTGATTGAGCGAGGATTTGCGAAGTTCGCAGAGGGCTCCGCGCTCGTTACGCTGGGCGACACAAAGGTTTTATGCACGGCCACGGTCAAGGATGATGTGCCCCTGTGGCTGCGCGGCGCGGGTCAGGGCTGGATAACGAGCGAGTATGGTATGCTGCCTCGTTCATCACCCAGGCGGATTGTGAGGGAGGCGGCCCGTGGCCGGCCATCGGGGCGTACGCACGAGATACAGAGGCTGATCGGCCGGTCTCTGCGTGCGATTGTGGACCTGAGTCTGATCAAGGACCGGACGATATGGATGGATTGCGACGTGATTCAGGCGGACGGCGGGACCAGAACAGCCTCGGTAACCGGCTCTTTTGTGGCGTTGTGCGACGCGTTGATTTGGCTTGGTGGTTCAGAGCAGGGCCTTCCATGTCTGAGAGGTTTCGTGGCCGCGACGAGCGTCGGGATTGTTAGAGATGAGTTTCTTTTGGACCTCGATTACTCGGAGGATTCGGCTGCAGCCGTCGATATGAATCTAGTTATGACAGACTCAGGTGAGTTCATTGAGATACAGGGCACGGCTGAGTTAGCGCCTTTTGGGCGGCAGTCGCTTGATGCGCTATTGTCTCTCGGCAGGAGCGGGACTTCGCGCCTGGTCGAGATTCAGCGTGAGGTCCTGGGCGACATAAGCCATCTTTTGGCTCAGTAG
- a CDS encoding biotin/lipoate A/B protein ligase family protein: MRAIESGTSPAALNMAADESLFVNFDSASAEPVLRLYGWDRPCISLGYFQKANDAIRKKSCEKMGVDVVRRITGGRAVLHDQEVTYCVVASSRRGPFAGQLLDCYRAIADCLSAGCEALGLDRDKLEVVTGRGTGGRSDSAACFMMTSAYEILVGGRKLIGSAQKRGDGAFVQHGSIPLRIDMALARSVMHLDGVSGELSAVQGPVCLEEAVGRRLDYEEVRHAIARGFASCLGTSIELSDMNEGERKVAEKLARDKYSLESWTYRR; encoded by the coding sequence TTGCGAGCAATCGAATCGGGGACATCCCCCGCCGCGCTCAACATGGCTGCGGACGAGTCGCTCTTTGTGAACTTCGATTCCGCAAGCGCAGAGCCGGTTCTCAGGCTTTACGGCTGGGACAGGCCTTGTATCTCTTTGGGATATTTTCAGAAGGCAAATGATGCGATCAGAAAGAAATCGTGCGAGAAGATGGGCGTTGATGTCGTTCGGAGGATAACCGGTGGCCGAGCGGTTCTACATGATCAGGAGGTAACGTATTGCGTGGTTGCGTCTAGCCGAAGAGGCCCATTCGCCGGGCAGCTGCTTGATTGTTACCGTGCGATCGCGGATTGTCTTTCTGCGGGGTGCGAGGCGCTTGGCCTTGACCGTGACAAGCTCGAGGTCGTGACCGGCCGTGGAACAGGCGGCAGGAGCGACTCGGCCGCTTGTTTTATGATGACGTCTGCGTATGAGATACTGGTCGGGGGGCGGAAGCTGATCGGCAGCGCCCAGAAAAGGGGCGATGGGGCCTTTGTACAGCATGGCTCCATCCCACTGCGCATTGACATGGCGCTTGCGCGAAGCGTGATGCACCTCGATGGCGTTTCGGGCGAGCTGAGCGCCGTTCAGGGCCCCGTCTGTCTAGAGGAGGCGGTCGGTCGCCGGCTTGACTATGAAGAGGTGAGGCACGCGATTGCGAGGGGCTTCGCCAGCTGTCTCGGAACTAGTATTGAGTTGTCCGATATGAATGAGGGCGAGCGGAAGGTTGCGGAGAAACTGGCCCGGGACAAATACTCGTTAGAGAGCTGGACTTATCGTAGGTAG